A single region of the Zootoca vivipara chromosome 2, rZooViv1.1, whole genome shotgun sequence genome encodes:
- the LOC118081110 gene encoding zinc finger protein 397-like has product MEDQNSTGSFQKKRLEAGGEDPQVAPIGALREFQAGATLRQIKSEPEEQCWDAQWQQLLKTMKSPQSGWRTPQISKFTPEEDLKDSQASGKAVVVGSQWPTRECVARFLPGLPGEAQEAHQTLDLSVKVKEEVPEKQALSLEMRCLRFRHFGYREAERPREVLRQLWELCCQWLTPERHSKEQILELVTLEQFLTILPLEMQCWVRERNPETCAQALALADEFLLRLQEAEQVGEKLPEPFHIVTVKSPKSEEDPSDAVELLFPAEVARENEELARLLGNAETKAKEGNLPLQRSKQGEFNSIPLGKAREDDLLHHDNRGWLLTQQGLETFQQSVPCEEVDTIVCDSPVKQGPVEGERRNMCVDCENLCHSFNFPKSQRMQMGEDPNHCSLCGKALRSGPSLTARKGAFPGEKPYRCSECGKSFGWKSSLTSHKRIHSGEKPYRCSECGKSFGISSQLVRHKRIHTDHLVAMPSHKKRKIDLECRIFNKKWTHDYFFVELKGMPVCLICGEALSILKKANLQRHYRTKHIQYEEFQGQLREEKVKALKTDLHAQQGIAPEPRKEMDSVEQASFVVSELVSKKLRPLSRGELVKECIVATAALLAPEKLKLFESVSFSRRKGPAHSKNSARGMEGSLAKGPRGPRLPEANLESQLLAATLLMPPDKRRLEKETQPQVSH; this is encoded by the exons CCCTGCGGCAAATTAAGTCAGAGCCGGAGGAGCAGTGCTGGGATGCCCAATGGCAGCAGCTCCTGAAGACGATGAAGAGCCCTCAGTCAGGCTGGAGAACTCCGCAGATATCCAAGTTCACGCCAGAGGAGGATTTGAAGGACTCCCAGGCCTCGGGGAAGGCCGTAGTCGTGGGTAGCCAGTGGCCTACAAGGGAGTGTGTGGCCCGATTCCTGCCAGGCCTCCCAGGAGAAGCCCAGGAGGCCCATCAAACTCTGGACCTTTCCGTGAAAGTGAAGGAAGAGGTTCCGGAGAAGCAAGCTCTCAGCTTGGAGATGCGCTGCCTACGCTTCCGGCATTTTGGCTACCGGGAGGCCGAAAGGCCCCGGGAGGTCTTGAGGCAGCTCTGGGAGCTCTGCTGTCAGTGGCTGACACCCGAGAGGCACagcaaggagcagatcctggagctggtgaccctggagcagttcctgaccATCCTGCCCCTGGAGATGCAGTGCTGGGTCCGGGAACGCAACCCGGAGACTTGTGCCCAGGCTTTGGCCCTGGCGGACGAGTTCTTGCTGAGGCTGCAAGAGGCGGAGCAAGTGGGGGAAAAG CTCCCGGAGCCTTTTCATATAGTGACTGTTAAGTCCCCCAAATCGGAGGAGGATCCCTCAGATGCTGTGGAGCTGCTTTTCCCTGCGGAGGTGGCCCGGGAGAATGAGGAGCTTGCTAGGTTGCTGG GCAATGCAGAAACAAAGGCAAAGGAGGGAAACCTTCCGTTGCAAAGATCGAAGCAAGGAGAATTCAACTCAATACCTTTGGGGAAAGCCAGAGAGGACGACTTGCTTCATCATGACAATCGAGGCTGGCTTTTGACTCAACAGGGACTAGAAACATTCCAGCAGTCTGTGCCTTGTGAGGAAGTGGACACAATCGTATGTGACAGCCCTGTGAAACAGGGACCCGTTGAGGGCGAAAGAAGAAATATGTGCGTTGACTGTGAAAATCTGTGCCATAGCTTCAATTTCCCCAAGAGTCAGAGGATGCAAATGGGAGAGGACCCCAACCACTGCAGTCTGTGTGGGAAAGCCTTGAGGAGCGGCCCCTCCCTCACTGCGCGCAAGGGGGCTTTCCCAGGAGAGAAACCGTACCGGTGCtctgagtgtgggaagagctttggcTGGAAATCGTCACTCACTTCACACAAAAGGATCCACTCGGGGGAGAAGCCATACAGGTGctccgagtgcgggaagagctttgGAATCAGCTCCCAGCTGGTGAGGCacaagagaatccacacag ATCATTTGGTTGCAATGCCATCGCACAAGAAGAGGAAGATAGATTTGGAGTGCCGCATTTTCAATAAGAAATGGACGCATGACTATTTCTTTGTGGAGCTGAAAGGCATGCCCGTGTGCCTCATTTGTGGTGAGGCCCTTTCCATCCTGAAGAAGGCCAACCTGCAGAGGCACTACAGGACGAAGCACATCCAGTACGAGGAGTTCCAAGGGCAGCTGCGCGAGGAGAAGGTCAAGGCGCTGAAAACGGACCTGCACGCCCAGCAAGGCATCGCCCCGGAACCAAGGAAGGAAATGGACAGCGTGGAGCAAGCCAGCTTCGTGGTGAGCGAGCTGGTCTCCAAAAAGCTGCGCCCGCTCTCCAGAGGCGAGCTGGTGAAGGAGTGCATTGTGGCCACCGCCGCTCTCTTGGCCCCGGAGAAGCTGAAGCTCTTTGAGAGCGTGAGCTTCTCTCGCAGGAAGGGGCCAGCTCACAGCAAGAACTCGGCTCGGGGAATGGAGGGGTCTCTTGCAAAGGGGCCCCGGGGGCCCCGATTACCAGAGGCGAACTTGGAAAGCCAGCTGCTAGCAGCCACGTTGTTGATGCCGCCAGACAAAAGGAGGCTTGAAAAAGAAACACAGCCGCAAGTGTCACACTGA
- the LOC132591151 gene encoding oocyte zinc finger protein XlCOF6-like isoform X1, which translates to MEGGRWTVDLVRRSPASLPTTSEHSLPGPWEKSDQNSMEPPVNSLGRTKKQFKCRECGKSFSRSGYLRRHQRTHTGEKPFECIECGKSFSQNGYLRRHQRTHMGEKPFECIECGKSFSQSGDLRTHQRTHTGEKPFKCIECGKSFSESGTLRKHQRTHTGEKPFKCIECGKSFSQSGDLRTHQRTHTGEKQIKCIECRKSFSKNVALRRHQRTHTGEKPFEFIECGKSFSQSGELRTHQEPHMGEKPFECIECGKSFSQSGELRTHQQPHMGEKPFECIECGKSFSQSAALKTHQRTHTGEKPFKCIECGKSFSQSAALRIHQRTHTGETPFKCIECGKSFSESGALRRHQRTHTGDKPFKCIECGKSFSQSGDLRTHQRTHTGEKPFKCIECGKSFSQSGDLRTHQRTHTGEKPFKCIECGKSFSRSAALRIHQRTHTGEKPFKCIECGKSYGQSGALRIHQRTHTGEKPFECIECGKSFSKNGALRRHQRTHTGEKPFEFIECGKSFSQSGELRTHQRPHMGEKPFECIECGKSFSQSGKLRRHQRTHTGEKPFKCIECGKSYSHSGALRIHQRTHTGEKPFECIECGKSYSHSGALRIHQRTHTGEKPFECIECGKSYSHSRALRIHQRTHTGEKPFKCIECGKSYSHSGALRIHQRTHTGEKPFECIECGKSFSQNGYLRIHQRIHTGEKPFKCMECGKSFSQNGHLRKHQLTHTMKTTDVLNVERSSEGMETLIFISKFTQGGNNNNNNNNNNNNNNNNNLFIPQPL; encoded by the exons ATGGAAGGAGGACGATGGACGGTTGACCTCGTCAGGCGGTCTCccgcatccctccccacaacctctgagcattCCCTTCCAGGACCATGGGAGAAATCTG aTCAGAATTCTATGGAGCCACCTGTGAATTCATtgggaagaacaaagaaacagtttaaatgcagggaatgtggaaagagcttcagtagaagtggataccttagaagacatcaacgaactcacacaggggagaaaccatttgaatgtattgaatgtggaaagagcttcagtcaaaatggataccttagaagacatcaacgaactcacatgggggagaaaccatttgaatgtattgaatgtggaaagagcttcagtcaaagtggagaccttagaacacaccaacgaactcacacgggggagaaaccatttaaatgtattgaatgtggtaagagcttcagtgaaagtggaacacttagaaaacatcaacgaactcacacaggggagaaaccatttaaatgtattgaatgtggtaagagcttcagtcaaagtggagaccttagaacacaccaacgaactcacacaggggagaaacaaattaaatgtattgaatgtagaaagagcttcagtaagaatgtagcccttagaagacatcaacgaactcacacaggggagaaaccatttgaatttattgaatgtggaaagagcttcagtcaaagtggagaaCTTAGAACACACCAAGAacctcacatgggggagaaaccatttgaatgtattgaatgtggaaagagcttcagtcaaagtggagaaCTTAGAACACATCAACAacctcacatgggggagaaaccatttgaatgtattgaatgtggaaagagcttcagtcaaagtgcagcacttaaaacacaccaacgaacccacacgggggagaagccatttaaatgtattgaatgtggtaagagcttcagtcaaagtgcagcacttagaatacatcaacgaactcacacaggggagacaccatttaaatgtattgaatgtggtaagagcttcagtgaaagtggagcacttagaagacatcaacgaactcacacaggggataaaccatttaaatgtattgaatgtggtaagagcttcagtcaaagtggagaccttagaacaCACCAACgaacccacacgggggagaagccgtttaaatgtattgaatgtggtaagagcttcagtcaaagtggagaccttagaacaCACCAACgaacccacacgggggagaagccatttaaatgtattgaatgtggtaagagcttcagtcgaagtgcagcacttagaatacatcaacgaactcacacaggggagaaaccatttaaatgtattgaatgtggaaagagctacggtcaaagtggagcacttagaatacatcaacgaactcacacaggggagaaaccatttgaatgtattgaatgtggaaagagcttcagtaaaaatggagcccttagaagacatcaacgaactcacacaggggagaaaccatttgaatttattgaatgtggaaagagcttcagtcaaagtggagaaCTTAGAACACACCAACGacctcacatgggggagaaaccatttgaatgtattgaatgtggaaagagcttcagtcaaagtgggaaacttagaagacatcaacgaactcacacgggggagaaaccatttaaatgtattgaatgtggtaagagctACAGTCatagtggagcacttagaatacatcaacggactcacacaggggagaaaccatttgaatgtattgaatgtggaaagagctacagtcatagtggagcacttagaatacatcaacggactcacacaggggagaaaccatttgaatgtattgaatgtggaaagagctacagtcatagtagagcacttagaatacatcaacgaactcacacaggggagaaaccatttaaatgtattgaatgtggaaagagctacagtcatagtggagcacttagaatacatcaacggactcacacaggggagaaaccatttgaatgtattgaatgtggaaagagcttcagtcaaaatggataccttagaatacatcaacgaattcacacgggggagaaaccatttaaatgtatggagtgtggaaagagcttcagtcaaaatggacaccttagaaaacatcagctAACACACACGATGAAAACTACAGATGTATTGAATGTAGAAAGGTCTTCAGAGGGAATGGAGACCTTAATATTCATTAGCAAATTCACccaggggggaaacaacaacaataataataataataacaacaacaacaacaacaataataatttatttattccccagccactctga